A stretch of Vespa velutina chromosome 8, iVesVel2.1, whole genome shotgun sequence DNA encodes these proteins:
- the LOC124951198 gene encoding ephrin type-A receptor 4 isoform X20: protein MAPFFAASTLAGVLRPLLALLLALLIGCPRAIHAEQVVLLDTTTEAKLEWTRYPYGPQASTPGWVEESFTNFDKGINWRSYVVCDVAYNNVNNWLWTPFIERGPANRMYIEIKFTTRDCSLFPGNALSCKETFSLLYYEFDAATKEPPPWEPDSYKLIGRIAAGEGRFNTNTEVVINTEIKSVPVTKKGVYFAFRDQGACISLLAIKVYYISCPEISVNFAHFPATPTGREVALVEQTIGTCVANAVKIETPTFLCKGDGKWYLPSGGCHCKPGYQADIEKQQCIECPIGRFKHEAGPHNCELCPTHSKSTDQAVTECRCDADYYRATDDPKKMPCTQPPSAPQNLTVNFVDQSTVILSWNAPHKLGGRTDTTYRVVCDACSMGVKYIPNTEIFNDTKITITGLNAVTTYRFQVFAENGVSAQAGKSEYVDITVTTEASVPSLVSNVRITSVKSSELSISWDAPVTEVGGDSDHVERYEVRCYPRFDDAINATVIQTSDLSATFKGLKPATDYAIQVRAKTTRGWGEYTPVIYKKTPHAMGLDYVGEDDNMQVRIIAGAVVAVVVLLVIIIVMTVLFLRRASDECNKKQPSDCDTLEYRNGEGLVVTYMGVTGAGAGGTGGTGARSYVDPHTYEDPNQAVREFAREIDAGYITIEAIIGGGEFGDVCRGKLKLPPDGRTEIDVAIKTLKPGSADKARNDFLTEASIMGQFEHPNVIFLQGVVTKSNPVMIITEFMENGSLDTFLRANDGKFQVLQLVGMLRGIASGMQYLAEMNYVHRDLAARNVLVNAALVCKIADFGLSREIESATEGAYTTRGGKIPVRWTAPEAIAFRKFTSASDVWSMGIVCWEVMSYGERPYWNWSNQDVIKSIEKGYRLPAPMDCPEAIYQLMLDCWQKERTHRPTFANLTQTLDKLIRSPDTLRKIAQNSVRPPAHNPYYVTSHTAAAQAAAAAAAAAATAAATAASAAAPVPGAPTTGPFPVDVVGHQAHQAQSTIAVPVMPPGAARSLHYHTHAATHALPHQPPLTYPNWVPFTHFG, encoded by the exons TGGGTGGAAGAGTCATTCACAAACTTCGACAAGGGCATCAATTGGCGGAGTTACGTCGTCTGCGACGTTGCTTACAACAACGTGAACAATTGGCTCTGGACGCCGTTCATCGAGAGGGGTCCGGCGAATCGCATGTACATAGAAATCAAATTCACGACACGAGACTGCTCGTTGTTCCCTGGAAATGCTCTTAGCTGCAAGGAGACATTCAGTCTTCTCTACTACGAGTTTGATGCTGCTACGAAAGAGCCACCACCATGGGAGCCGGACAGTTATAAACTCATCG GACGAATAGCCGCTGGCGAGGGTAGATTCAACACGAATACGGAAGTGGTGATTAACACCGAAATAAAGTCCGTACCAGTTACGAAGAAGGGCGTGTACTTTGCCTTCCGTGATCAAGGTGCCTGCATCTCGCTTCTCGCTATAAAGGTTTATTACATTAGCTGTCCGGAAATCTCGGTGAACTTCGCTCATTTTCCGGCGACACCAACCGGCCGCGAAGTTGCCTTGGTCGAACAAACGATCGGCACCTGCGTCGCAAATGCCGTTAAGATCGAGACACCGACGTTCCTTTGCAAGGGTGATGGCAAATGGTATCTACCAAGTGGTGGATGTCATTGCAAACCTGGTTACCAAGCGGACATTGAAAAGCAGCAGTGCATCGAGTGTCCAATCGGTAGATTCAAGCACGAGGCTGGACCCCACAACTGCGAGCTGTGTCCTACTCATAGCAAATCGACCGATCAGGCTGTCACCGAGTGCCGGTGCGATGCTGATTATTACAGAGCTACTGATGATCCCAAGAAAATGCCTTGCACGC AACCACCGTCAGCGCCTCAGAACTTAACCGTCAATTTTGTGGACCAATCGACGGTGATCCTTTCGTGGAACGCACCGCACAAACTCGGTGGTAGGACCGACACAACGTATAGGGTCGTTTGCGATGCTTGCAGTATGGGTGTCAAATATATACCTAACACG gaGATCTTCAACGATACGAAGATCACGATCACTGGCTTAAATGCTGTCACGACTTATCGTTTCCAAGTGTTCGCCGAAAATGGTGTGTCCGCACAGGCTGGTAAGTCGGAATACGTGGACATCACGGTCACTACCGAAGCAAGTGTACCGAGTTTGGTGAGCAATGTTAGAATCACGAGCGTCAAAAGTTCCGAGCTGAGCATTAGTTGGGATGCACCGGTCACTGAAGTAGGTGGAGATAGCGATCACGTCGAGAGATACGAAG TGAGGTGTTATCCGCGCTTCGACGATGCCATTAACGCCACTGTGATCCAAACTTCAGATCTCTCTGCCACTTTTAAAGGCCTAAAACCAGCAACGGATTACGCGATTCAGGTTCGAGCTAAAACCACACGTGGCTGGGGCGAATATACTCCTGTTATCTACAAAAAGACACCGCACGCGATGGGACTCG ATTATGTCGGTGAAGATGACAATATGCAAGTCAGAATAATTGCCGGTGCAGTAGTTGCAGTTGTCGTCCTTCttgttatcatcatcgtcatgaCCGTTCTCTTCCTGAGAAG GGCCTCAGACGAGTGTAACAAGAAACAGCCGAGCGATTGCGACACCTTGGAATACAGAAACGGCGAAG GACTAGTTGTGACCTACA TGGGAGTAACCGGAGCGGGTGCTGGAGGTACAGGTGGAACCGGTGCTAGAAGCTACGTTGATCCTCACACCTACGAAGATCCAAATCAGGCTGTTCGAGAATTTGCTAGAGAGATTGACGCTGGATATATCACGATAGAGGCCATAATCG GTGGTGGTGAATTCGGAGACGTTTGTCGTGGTAAATTAAAACTACCACCGGATGGTCGAACTGAAATCGACGTGGCCATAAAGACACTGAAACCTGGCTCTGCTGACAAAGCACGGAACGACTTTCTAACGGAAGCCTCGATAATGGGTCAGTTTGAGCACCCCAATGTGATATTCCTTCAGGGTGTCGTGACAAAGAGCAATCCAGTGATGATCATCACCGAATTCATGGAGAACGGAAGTTTGGACACTTTTCTTCGAGCGAACGACGGTAAATTCCAAGTGCTTCAGCTGGTCGGTATGTTACGTGGTATAGCGAGTGGTATGCAGTATCTCGCTGAAATGAATTACGTTCATCGTGATCTCGCGGCAAGGAATGTCCTAGTGAATGCTGCTCTGGTTTGTAAGATAGCTGATTTTGGACTGAGCCGAGAGATTGAAAGCGCGACAGAGGGCGCATATACGACCAGG GGCGGTAAGATTCCGGTACGATGGACAGCACCAGAGGCAATAGCATTCCGTAAATTCACTAGCGCCTCCGACGTCTGGAGTATGGGCATCGTTTGTTGGGAAGTCATGTCCTACGGCGAGAGACCATATTGGAATTGGTCCAACCAAGATGTGATAAAGTCGATCGAAAAAGGATACAGACTTCCAGCACCGATGGACTGTCCCGAAGCAATTTATCAGTTAATGCTCGACTGTTGGCAGAAAGAACGAACTCATCGGCCTACCTTCGCCAATCTCACTCAGACATTGGATAAACTCATACGGAGTCCGGATACTTTGAGGAAAATCGCCCAAAACAG cgtGAGGCCGCCCGCACACAATCCGTACTATGTCACAAGCCATACGGCTGCCGCCCAGGCCGCAgcagcggcggcggcggctgCTGCCACGGCGGCTGCCACGGCTGCCTCGGCGGCTGCTCCGGTACCAGGTGCACCCACAACGGGACCGTTCCCCGTAGACGTGGTCGGTCATCAGGCCCATCAGGCCCAGTCAACGATTGCCGTTCCAGTAATGCCACCAGGAGCCGCCCGTAGCCTACACTATCACACACACGCAGCAACACACGCACTGCCACATCAACCACCTCTAACATATCCCAATTGGGTTCCCTTCACTCACTTTGGTTGA
- the LOC124951198 gene encoding ephrin type-B receptor 1 isoform X17, with protein MAPFFAASTLAGVLRPLLALLLALLIGCPRAIHAEQVVLLDTTTEAKLEWTRYPYGPQASTPGWVEESFTNFDKGINWRSYVVCDVAYNNVNNWLWTPFIERGPANRMYIEIKFTTRDCSLFPGNALSCKETFSLLYYEFDAATKEPPPWEPDSYKLIGRIAAGEGRFNTNTEVVINTEIKSVPVTKKGVYFAFRDQGACISLLAIKVYYISCPEISVNFAHFPATPTGREVALVEQTIGTCVANAVKIETPTFLCKGDGKWYLPSGGCHCKPGYQADIEKQQCIECPIGRFKHEAGPHNCELCPTHSKSTDQAVTECRCDADYYRATDDPKKMPCTQPPSAPQNLTVNFVDQSTVILSWNAPHKLGGRTDTTYRVVCDACSMGVKYIPNTEIFNDTKITITGLNAVTTYRFQVFAENGVSAQAGKSEYVDITVTTEASVPSLVSNVRITSVKSSELSISWDAPVTEVGGDSDHVERYEVRCYPRFDDAINATVIQTSDLSATFKGLKPATDYAIQVRAKTTRGWGEYTPVIYKKTPHAMGLDYVGEDDNMQVRIIAGAVVAVVVLLVIIIVMTVLFLRSRASDECNKKQPSDCDTLEYRNGEVTTPLFTPAVGVTGAGAGGTGGTGARSYVDPHTYEDPNQAVREFAREIDAGYITIEAIIGGGEFGDVCRGKLKLPPDGRTEIDVAIKTLKPGSADKARNDFLTEASIMGQFEHPNVIFLQGVVTKSNPVMIITEFMENGSLDTFLRANDGKFQVLQLVGMLRGIASGMQYLAEMNYVHRDLAARNVLVNAALVCKIADFGLSREIESATEGAYTTRGGKIPVRWTAPEAIAFRKFTSASDVWSMGIVCWEVMSYGERPYWNWSNQDVIKSIEKGYRLPAPMDCPEAIYQLMLDCWQKERTHRPTFANLTQTLDKLIRSPDTLRKIAQNSVRPPAHNPYYVTSHTAAAQAAAAAAAAAATAAATAASAAAPVPGAPTTGPFPVDVVGHQAHQAQSTIAVPVMPPGAARSLHYHTHAATHALPHQPPLTYPNWVPFTHFG; from the exons TGGGTGGAAGAGTCATTCACAAACTTCGACAAGGGCATCAATTGGCGGAGTTACGTCGTCTGCGACGTTGCTTACAACAACGTGAACAATTGGCTCTGGACGCCGTTCATCGAGAGGGGTCCGGCGAATCGCATGTACATAGAAATCAAATTCACGACACGAGACTGCTCGTTGTTCCCTGGAAATGCTCTTAGCTGCAAGGAGACATTCAGTCTTCTCTACTACGAGTTTGATGCTGCTACGAAAGAGCCACCACCATGGGAGCCGGACAGTTATAAACTCATCG GACGAATAGCCGCTGGCGAGGGTAGATTCAACACGAATACGGAAGTGGTGATTAACACCGAAATAAAGTCCGTACCAGTTACGAAGAAGGGCGTGTACTTTGCCTTCCGTGATCAAGGTGCCTGCATCTCGCTTCTCGCTATAAAGGTTTATTACATTAGCTGTCCGGAAATCTCGGTGAACTTCGCTCATTTTCCGGCGACACCAACCGGCCGCGAAGTTGCCTTGGTCGAACAAACGATCGGCACCTGCGTCGCAAATGCCGTTAAGATCGAGACACCGACGTTCCTTTGCAAGGGTGATGGCAAATGGTATCTACCAAGTGGTGGATGTCATTGCAAACCTGGTTACCAAGCGGACATTGAAAAGCAGCAGTGCATCGAGTGTCCAATCGGTAGATTCAAGCACGAGGCTGGACCCCACAACTGCGAGCTGTGTCCTACTCATAGCAAATCGACCGATCAGGCTGTCACCGAGTGCCGGTGCGATGCTGATTATTACAGAGCTACTGATGATCCCAAGAAAATGCCTTGCACGC AACCACCGTCAGCGCCTCAGAACTTAACCGTCAATTTTGTGGACCAATCGACGGTGATCCTTTCGTGGAACGCACCGCACAAACTCGGTGGTAGGACCGACACAACGTATAGGGTCGTTTGCGATGCTTGCAGTATGGGTGTCAAATATATACCTAACACG gaGATCTTCAACGATACGAAGATCACGATCACTGGCTTAAATGCTGTCACGACTTATCGTTTCCAAGTGTTCGCCGAAAATGGTGTGTCCGCACAGGCTGGTAAGTCGGAATACGTGGACATCACGGTCACTACCGAAGCAAGTGTACCGAGTTTGGTGAGCAATGTTAGAATCACGAGCGTCAAAAGTTCCGAGCTGAGCATTAGTTGGGATGCACCGGTCACTGAAGTAGGTGGAGATAGCGATCACGTCGAGAGATACGAAG TGAGGTGTTATCCGCGCTTCGACGATGCCATTAACGCCACTGTGATCCAAACTTCAGATCTCTCTGCCACTTTTAAAGGCCTAAAACCAGCAACGGATTACGCGATTCAGGTTCGAGCTAAAACCACACGTGGCTGGGGCGAATATACTCCTGTTATCTACAAAAAGACACCGCACGCGATGGGACTCG ATTATGTCGGTGAAGATGACAATATGCAAGTCAGAATAATTGCCGGTGCAGTAGTTGCAGTTGTCGTCCTTCttgttatcatcatcgtcatgaCCGTTCTCTTCCTGAGAAG CAGGGCCTCAGACGAGTGTAACAAGAAACAGCCGAGCGATTGCGACACCTTGGAATACAGAAACGGCGAAG TGACGACGCCGCTGTTCACGCCTGCAGTGGGAGTAACCGGAGCGGGTGCTGGAGGTACAGGTGGAACCGGTGCTAGAAGCTACGTTGATCCTCACACCTACGAAGATCCAAATCAGGCTGTTCGAGAATTTGCTAGAGAGATTGACGCTGGATATATCACGATAGAGGCCATAATCG GTGGTGGTGAATTCGGAGACGTTTGTCGTGGTAAATTAAAACTACCACCGGATGGTCGAACTGAAATCGACGTGGCCATAAAGACACTGAAACCTGGCTCTGCTGACAAAGCACGGAACGACTTTCTAACGGAAGCCTCGATAATGGGTCAGTTTGAGCACCCCAATGTGATATTCCTTCAGGGTGTCGTGACAAAGAGCAATCCAGTGATGATCATCACCGAATTCATGGAGAACGGAAGTTTGGACACTTTTCTTCGAGCGAACGACGGTAAATTCCAAGTGCTTCAGCTGGTCGGTATGTTACGTGGTATAGCGAGTGGTATGCAGTATCTCGCTGAAATGAATTACGTTCATCGTGATCTCGCGGCAAGGAATGTCCTAGTGAATGCTGCTCTGGTTTGTAAGATAGCTGATTTTGGACTGAGCCGAGAGATTGAAAGCGCGACAGAGGGCGCATATACGACCAGG GGCGGTAAGATTCCGGTACGATGGACAGCACCAGAGGCAATAGCATTCCGTAAATTCACTAGCGCCTCCGACGTCTGGAGTATGGGCATCGTTTGTTGGGAAGTCATGTCCTACGGCGAGAGACCATATTGGAATTGGTCCAACCAAGATGTGATAAAGTCGATCGAAAAAGGATACAGACTTCCAGCACCGATGGACTGTCCCGAAGCAATTTATCAGTTAATGCTCGACTGTTGGCAGAAAGAACGAACTCATCGGCCTACCTTCGCCAATCTCACTCAGACATTGGATAAACTCATACGGAGTCCGGATACTTTGAGGAAAATCGCCCAAAACAG cgtGAGGCCGCCCGCACACAATCCGTACTATGTCACAAGCCATACGGCTGCCGCCCAGGCCGCAgcagcggcggcggcggctgCTGCCACGGCGGCTGCCACGGCTGCCTCGGCGGCTGCTCCGGTACCAGGTGCACCCACAACGGGACCGTTCCCCGTAGACGTGGTCGGTCATCAGGCCCATCAGGCCCAGTCAACGATTGCCGTTCCAGTAATGCCACCAGGAGCCGCCCGTAGCCTACACTATCACACACACGCAGCAACACACGCACTGCCACATCAACCACCTCTAACATATCCCAATTGGGTTCCCTTCACTCACTTTGGTTGA
- the LOC124951198 gene encoding ephrin type-B receptor 1 isoform X21, with translation MAPFFAASTLAGVLRPLLALLLALLIGCPRAIHAEQVVLLDTTTEAKLEWTRYPYGPQASTPGWVEESFTNFDKGINWRSYVVCDVAYNNVNNWLWTPFIERGPANRMYIEIKFTTRDCSLFPGNALSCKETFSLLYYEFDAATKEPPPWEPDSYKLIGRIAAGEGRFNTNTEVVINTEIKSVPVTKKGVYFAFRDQGACISLLAIKVYYISCPEISVNFAHFPATPTGREVALVEQTIGTCVANAVKIETPTFLCKGDGKWYLPSGGCHCKPGYQADIEKQQCIECPIGRFKHEAGPHNCELCPTHSKSTDQAVTECRCDADYYRATDDPKKMPCTQPPSAPQNLTVNFVDQSTVILSWNAPHKLGGRTDTTYRVVCDACSMGVKYIPNTEIFNDTKITITGLNAVTTYRFQVFAENGVSAQAGKSEYVDITVTTEASVPSLVSNVRITSVKSSELSISWDAPVTEVGGDSDHVERYEVRCYPRFDDAINATVIQTSDLSATFKGLKPATDYAIQVRAKTTRGWGEYTPVIYKKTPHAMGLDYVGEDDNMQVRIIAGAVVAVVVLLVIIIVMTVLFLRSRASDECNKKQPSDCDTLEYRNGEVGVTGAGAGGTGGTGARSYVDPHTYEDPNQAVREFAREIDAGYITIEAIIGGGEFGDVCRGKLKLPPDGRTEIDVAIKTLKPGSADKARNDFLTEASIMGQFEHPNVIFLQGVVTKSNPVMIITEFMENGSLDTFLRANDGKFQVLQLVGMLRGIASGMQYLAEMNYVHRDLAARNVLVNAALVCKIADFGLSREIESATEGAYTTRGGKIPVRWTAPEAIAFRKFTSASDVWSMGIVCWEVMSYGERPYWNWSNQDVIKSIEKGYRLPAPMDCPEAIYQLMLDCWQKERTHRPTFANLTQTLDKLIRSPDTLRKIAQNSVRPPAHNPYYVTSHTAAAQAAAAAAAAAATAAATAASAAAPVPGAPTTGPFPVDVVGHQAHQAQSTIAVPVMPPGAARSLHYHTHAATHALPHQPPLTYPNWVPFTHFG, from the exons TGGGTGGAAGAGTCATTCACAAACTTCGACAAGGGCATCAATTGGCGGAGTTACGTCGTCTGCGACGTTGCTTACAACAACGTGAACAATTGGCTCTGGACGCCGTTCATCGAGAGGGGTCCGGCGAATCGCATGTACATAGAAATCAAATTCACGACACGAGACTGCTCGTTGTTCCCTGGAAATGCTCTTAGCTGCAAGGAGACATTCAGTCTTCTCTACTACGAGTTTGATGCTGCTACGAAAGAGCCACCACCATGGGAGCCGGACAGTTATAAACTCATCG GACGAATAGCCGCTGGCGAGGGTAGATTCAACACGAATACGGAAGTGGTGATTAACACCGAAATAAAGTCCGTACCAGTTACGAAGAAGGGCGTGTACTTTGCCTTCCGTGATCAAGGTGCCTGCATCTCGCTTCTCGCTATAAAGGTTTATTACATTAGCTGTCCGGAAATCTCGGTGAACTTCGCTCATTTTCCGGCGACACCAACCGGCCGCGAAGTTGCCTTGGTCGAACAAACGATCGGCACCTGCGTCGCAAATGCCGTTAAGATCGAGACACCGACGTTCCTTTGCAAGGGTGATGGCAAATGGTATCTACCAAGTGGTGGATGTCATTGCAAACCTGGTTACCAAGCGGACATTGAAAAGCAGCAGTGCATCGAGTGTCCAATCGGTAGATTCAAGCACGAGGCTGGACCCCACAACTGCGAGCTGTGTCCTACTCATAGCAAATCGACCGATCAGGCTGTCACCGAGTGCCGGTGCGATGCTGATTATTACAGAGCTACTGATGATCCCAAGAAAATGCCTTGCACGC AACCACCGTCAGCGCCTCAGAACTTAACCGTCAATTTTGTGGACCAATCGACGGTGATCCTTTCGTGGAACGCACCGCACAAACTCGGTGGTAGGACCGACACAACGTATAGGGTCGTTTGCGATGCTTGCAGTATGGGTGTCAAATATATACCTAACACG gaGATCTTCAACGATACGAAGATCACGATCACTGGCTTAAATGCTGTCACGACTTATCGTTTCCAAGTGTTCGCCGAAAATGGTGTGTCCGCACAGGCTGGTAAGTCGGAATACGTGGACATCACGGTCACTACCGAAGCAAGTGTACCGAGTTTGGTGAGCAATGTTAGAATCACGAGCGTCAAAAGTTCCGAGCTGAGCATTAGTTGGGATGCACCGGTCACTGAAGTAGGTGGAGATAGCGATCACGTCGAGAGATACGAAG TGAGGTGTTATCCGCGCTTCGACGATGCCATTAACGCCACTGTGATCCAAACTTCAGATCTCTCTGCCACTTTTAAAGGCCTAAAACCAGCAACGGATTACGCGATTCAGGTTCGAGCTAAAACCACACGTGGCTGGGGCGAATATACTCCTGTTATCTACAAAAAGACACCGCACGCGATGGGACTCG ATTATGTCGGTGAAGATGACAATATGCAAGTCAGAATAATTGCCGGTGCAGTAGTTGCAGTTGTCGTCCTTCttgttatcatcatcgtcatgaCCGTTCTCTTCCTGAGAAG CAGGGCCTCAGACGAGTGTAACAAGAAACAGCCGAGCGATTGCGACACCTTGGAATACAGAAACGGCGAAG TGGGAGTAACCGGAGCGGGTGCTGGAGGTACAGGTGGAACCGGTGCTAGAAGCTACGTTGATCCTCACACCTACGAAGATCCAAATCAGGCTGTTCGAGAATTTGCTAGAGAGATTGACGCTGGATATATCACGATAGAGGCCATAATCG GTGGTGGTGAATTCGGAGACGTTTGTCGTGGTAAATTAAAACTACCACCGGATGGTCGAACTGAAATCGACGTGGCCATAAAGACACTGAAACCTGGCTCTGCTGACAAAGCACGGAACGACTTTCTAACGGAAGCCTCGATAATGGGTCAGTTTGAGCACCCCAATGTGATATTCCTTCAGGGTGTCGTGACAAAGAGCAATCCAGTGATGATCATCACCGAATTCATGGAGAACGGAAGTTTGGACACTTTTCTTCGAGCGAACGACGGTAAATTCCAAGTGCTTCAGCTGGTCGGTATGTTACGTGGTATAGCGAGTGGTATGCAGTATCTCGCTGAAATGAATTACGTTCATCGTGATCTCGCGGCAAGGAATGTCCTAGTGAATGCTGCTCTGGTTTGTAAGATAGCTGATTTTGGACTGAGCCGAGAGATTGAAAGCGCGACAGAGGGCGCATATACGACCAGG GGCGGTAAGATTCCGGTACGATGGACAGCACCAGAGGCAATAGCATTCCGTAAATTCACTAGCGCCTCCGACGTCTGGAGTATGGGCATCGTTTGTTGGGAAGTCATGTCCTACGGCGAGAGACCATATTGGAATTGGTCCAACCAAGATGTGATAAAGTCGATCGAAAAAGGATACAGACTTCCAGCACCGATGGACTGTCCCGAAGCAATTTATCAGTTAATGCTCGACTGTTGGCAGAAAGAACGAACTCATCGGCCTACCTTCGCCAATCTCACTCAGACATTGGATAAACTCATACGGAGTCCGGATACTTTGAGGAAAATCGCCCAAAACAG cgtGAGGCCGCCCGCACACAATCCGTACTATGTCACAAGCCATACGGCTGCCGCCCAGGCCGCAgcagcggcggcggcggctgCTGCCACGGCGGCTGCCACGGCTGCCTCGGCGGCTGCTCCGGTACCAGGTGCACCCACAACGGGACCGTTCCCCGTAGACGTGGTCGGTCATCAGGCCCATCAGGCCCAGTCAACGATTGCCGTTCCAGTAATGCCACCAGGAGCCGCCCGTAGCCTACACTATCACACACACGCAGCAACACACGCACTGCCACATCAACCACCTCTAACATATCCCAATTGGGTTCCCTTCACTCACTTTGGTTGA